One region of Cobetia sp. cqz5-12 genomic DNA includes:
- a CDS encoding class I SAM-dependent methyltransferase: MWKGPFGVNESGADKASASLTAEERQRQHARQLSAHVRAMRAFFEGPDGQDILTAEREMLTPLFERCFGFHSLNLGPGGNDLLSLSAIRHAIQWSPEAALAESPSTLICPLTQLALPDESMDLVMLHHLLEVAPEPHRLLREAARVLRSSGCLVIVAWQPLSGEGLLRLDPRRRHITPWEGSWRTPAALRDWLAFVDFEIERIDYAGFHLPGLRLRHGWLERMGRRYNLPLGSLMLIRARRNVGYVQPLNAKRPRVAIPGVSIGQATRVHSREGHMKRESRKELSERG; encoded by the coding sequence ATGTGGAAAGGCCCCTTTGGTGTGAATGAATCCGGCGCGGACAAGGCCAGCGCGTCCCTGACCGCCGAGGAGCGCCAGCGGCAGCATGCGCGCCAATTGAGTGCCCATGTGCGCGCCATGCGTGCCTTTTTCGAGGGCCCGGATGGGCAGGATATCCTGACGGCGGAGCGCGAGATGCTGACGCCGCTGTTCGAGCGCTGCTTCGGTTTTCACAGCCTGAATCTGGGGCCGGGGGGCAATGACCTCTTGTCACTCTCTGCCATACGTCATGCCATCCAATGGAGTCCCGAGGCGGCGCTTGCCGAGTCGCCGTCCACCTTGATCTGCCCGCTGACCCAGCTGGCATTGCCGGACGAGAGCATGGATCTGGTGATGCTCCACCATCTGTTGGAGGTGGCGCCAGAGCCGCACCGACTGCTGCGTGAGGCGGCCCGTGTCCTGCGCTCCAGTGGCTGTCTGGTCATCGTGGCCTGGCAGCCTCTCTCTGGCGAGGGGCTGCTGCGTCTGGACCCGCGCCGTCGCCACATCACTCCCTGGGAGGGAAGCTGGCGAACGCCGGCGGCCCTGCGCGATTGGCTGGCCTTCGTGGATTTCGAGATCGAGCGTATCGACTATGCCGGCTTCCATCTGCCGGGGTTACGCCTGCGACACGGTTGGCTTGAACGCATGGGGCGCCGCTACAACCTGCCGTTGGGCAGCCTGATGCTGATACGGGCGCGACGCAATGTCGGGTACGTACAACCCTTGAATGCCAAGCGACCGCGTGTCGCCATCCCCGGTGTCTCCATCGGGCAGGCCACGCGGGTGCATTCGCGGGAGGGCCACATGAAGCGTGAGTCGCGCAAGGAGTTATCTGAACGAGGCTAG
- the rnhA gene encoding ribonuclease HI, which translates to MVIHTDGACRGNPGPGGWGAILVSGKHRKELKGSEAQTTNNRMEMMAAVEALTALTKRCQVVLWTDSEYVKNGITKWVHGWVKRGWKTAAKQPVKNEDLWKALLAQSERHDIEWRWVKGHSGDEGNERADALANEAIDEMQRRR; encoded by the coding sequence GTGGTCATCCACACCGATGGAGCCTGTCGTGGCAACCCGGGCCCGGGTGGCTGGGGCGCGATTCTCGTCAGTGGCAAGCATCGCAAGGAACTCAAGGGGAGTGAGGCCCAGACGACCAACAATCGGATGGAGATGATGGCAGCGGTCGAGGCGCTCACGGCGCTCACCAAGCGCTGTCAGGTAGTGCTGTGGACCGACTCCGAATACGTCAAGAACGGCATCACCAAGTGGGTGCACGGCTGGGTCAAGCGCGGTTGGAAGACGGCAGCCAAGCAGCCGGTCAAGAATGAAGACCTGTGGAAAGCACTGTTGGCCCAGAGTGAGCGTCATGATATCGAGTGGCGCTGGGTCAAGGGGCATAGTGGCGATGAGGGCAACGAGCGCGCCGATGCGCTGGCCAACGAGGCCATCGACGAGATGCAGCGACGCCGTTGA
- the dnaQ gene encoding DNA polymerase III subunit epsilon: MRQIILDTETTGIDPKEGHRLIEIGAVEMINRRLTGRTYHQYVNPERLIDAEAIGVHGITDERVANEPVFAEIADAFWDFIKGAQLVIHNAPFDVGFIDHEFGLINPGRTNPLGPVADHCAILDTLKLAREKHPGQRNNLDALCKRYDIDNGHRVLHGALLDAEILGDVYLAMTGGQTALGLDVIEEGDGEEGGIVGVRRLRADRPRLVTPGLSALELERHSAWCEEIRGKADECLFDRLSIDALGSLDSASLDGAALDGASLDSRGNRGDDA, encoded by the coding sequence ATGCGTCAGATTATTCTCGATACCGAAACGACAGGTATCGATCCGAAGGAAGGCCATCGCCTGATCGAGATCGGCGCGGTGGAGATGATCAACCGCCGCCTGACCGGACGCACCTACCACCAGTACGTCAATCCTGAGCGCTTGATCGATGCAGAGGCGATCGGGGTTCACGGCATTACCGATGAGCGAGTCGCCAACGAGCCGGTCTTCGCCGAGATTGCCGATGCCTTCTGGGACTTCATCAAGGGTGCCCAGCTGGTCATCCACAATGCGCCCTTCGATGTGGGCTTCATCGATCACGAATTCGGGCTGATCAATCCCGGGCGTACCAACCCGTTGGGCCCGGTCGCCGATCACTGCGCCATTCTCGATACCCTGAAGCTGGCCCGAGAGAAGCACCCCGGACAGCGCAACAATCTGGATGCGTTGTGCAAGCGCTACGATATCGACAACGGGCATCGTGTGCTGCACGGCGCCTTGCTGGATGCCGAGATTCTCGGCGATGTCTATCTGGCGATGACCGGTGGCCAGACGGCGCTGGGCCTGGACGTGATAGAGGAAGGCGATGGCGAGGAGGGCGGTATCGTCGGGGTTCGTCGCCTGCGTGCCGATCGCCCACGCCTGGTCACGCCCGGGCTTTCCGCGCTGGAGCTTGAGCGTCACTCGGCCTGGTGTGAAGAGATTCGTGGCAAGGCGGATGAATGCCTGTTCGATCGCCTCTCGATCGATGCACTGGGCAGTCTTGATAGTGCCAGTCTTGATGGCGCCGCTCTTGATGGCGCCAGCCTGGACAGCCGAGGCAATCGCGGAGACGACGCCTGA
- the nudC gene encoding NAD(+) diphosphatase translates to MLIRDLSRVTRRHGYLIRVGRDGVAPAPDGGIIQPIADWPSGAVALGEWQGAPIAVFGENGSADWPAARQWLHTLPRDQFPLLSSALQVLKWLRDHRFCGRCGKRMKRLEHEFAMHCTGCQHRSYPRISPCIITLITRGREMLLARSPRFGPGMYSTLAGFIEAGESAEEAVRREVHEEVGIEVGRVSYFQSQSWPFPHSFMLGYYAEYAGGDITIDGVEIEDAQWFTPEDLPGLPPKFSISHALIDNFLRSVATGR, encoded by the coding sequence ATGTTGATTCGTGATCTCTCGCGTGTGACCCGGCGCCATGGTTATCTGATTCGCGTGGGGCGTGATGGCGTGGCGCCTGCGCCAGATGGCGGCATCATTCAGCCCATCGCGGACTGGCCCAGCGGCGCCGTGGCCCTTGGGGAATGGCAGGGCGCGCCGATTGCGGTGTTCGGTGAGAATGGCAGTGCCGATTGGCCCGCCGCGCGTCAGTGGCTGCATACGCTGCCCCGCGATCAGTTTCCGCTGCTTTCCAGCGCGCTGCAGGTACTCAAGTGGCTGCGTGACCATCGATTCTGTGGCCGTTGTGGCAAGCGCATGAAGCGTCTGGAGCATGAATTCGCCATGCACTGCACCGGCTGTCAGCATCGCAGCTACCCGCGTATCTCGCCGTGCATCATCACGCTGATCACCCGGGGCCGCGAGATGTTGCTGGCGCGCAGTCCGCGCTTCGGGCCGGGCATGTATTCGACCCTGGCGGGCTTCATCGAAGCCGGTGAAAGTGCCGAGGAAGCCGTGCGGCGTGAGGTGCACGAGGAAGTCGGTATCGAGGTCGGGCGAGTCAGCTATTTCCAGAGCCAGTCGTGGCCGTTCCCGCACTCGTTCATGCTGGGCTACTACGCGGAATATGCCGGTGGCGACATCACCATCGATGGTGTCGAGATCGAGGATGCCCAGTGGTTCACGCCGGAAGACTTGCCGGGGCTGCCGCCGAAGTTCTCGATCTCGCATGCCTTGATCGACAACTTCCTGCGCTCGGTGGCGACGGGCCGCTGA
- a CDS encoding SCP2 sterol-binding domain-containing protein — MADANAVIDMLKSRFNPEAAKGMDEVFQFNITDSDDYYMVVKDGTLDVGEGEHDDPSVTLSTDSDTLKGVMKGEVDGMQAFMTGRLKATGNIMLATKLTSLFPNK, encoded by the coding sequence ATGGCCGACGCCAACGCCGTCATCGACATGCTCAAGAGCCGTTTCAACCCCGAAGCCGCCAAGGGCATGGATGAGGTCTTTCAATTCAACATCACCGACAGCGATGACTACTACATGGTCGTCAAGGACGGCACGCTGGACGTCGGCGAAGGTGAGCACGATGATCCGTCCGTGACCCTGAGCACCGACAGCGACACCCTAAAGGGCGTGATGAAGGGCGAAGTCGACGGCATGCAGGCCTTCATGACAGGCCGCCTGAAAGCCACCGGCAACATCATGCTGGCCACCAAGCTGACGTCTCTGTTTCCGAACAAGTAA
- the sohB gene encoding protease SohB gives MQWISQYGLFLAQAITVVVAIAAIVLIIARARQGEAGERQAKLKIRPWHERIKGYQRELSHAGLEEAEYAAKEKARAKKHKQEAKALKKSLKAKAKANKGGNADKDDAPVSARGRRVFVLDFVGDIKASGVESLAEQITALEGVLGEQDEVVLRLESGGGLVHAYGLAAAQLDRLRASGARLTITVDKVAASGGYMMACAADHVVAAPFAVIGSIGVVAQVPNVHRLLKKHDVDVEILTAGRYKRTLTMLGENSEEGREKFLSDLARTHELFKQHVGSRRPQLDVEAVSQGDIWYGSEAIDIGLIDEVGTSQALLARYLKEEVKIFEVSLEKPRRVMDRFGKGVTSSLDRVLDRVLERNAESRWHQQ, from the coding sequence ATGCAATGGATTTCACAGTACGGCCTCTTTCTGGCTCAGGCGATCACCGTGGTGGTCGCGATCGCGGCCATCGTGCTCATCATTGCACGTGCACGTCAGGGGGAAGCGGGTGAGCGCCAGGCCAAGCTGAAGATTCGCCCCTGGCATGAGCGCATCAAGGGCTATCAACGCGAATTGAGCCACGCCGGACTGGAAGAGGCCGAGTACGCCGCCAAGGAGAAGGCGCGGGCCAAGAAGCACAAGCAGGAAGCCAAGGCGCTCAAGAAATCGCTCAAGGCCAAGGCGAAAGCCAACAAGGGCGGCAATGCGGACAAGGACGATGCGCCGGTCAGTGCGCGTGGGCGTCGGGTCTTCGTGCTCGACTTCGTCGGCGACATCAAGGCCAGCGGTGTGGAAAGCCTGGCGGAGCAGATCACTGCGCTGGAAGGTGTGCTGGGTGAGCAGGATGAGGTCGTGCTGCGACTGGAGTCCGGTGGTGGCCTGGTGCACGCCTATGGTCTGGCTGCGGCCCAGCTGGACCGCCTGCGTGCCAGTGGCGCGCGCCTGACGATCACGGTCGACAAGGTCGCGGCCAGTGGCGGCTACATGATGGCCTGTGCGGCGGACCACGTGGTGGCAGCGCCCTTTGCGGTCATCGGCTCGATCGGTGTCGTGGCTCAGGTGCCCAACGTGCACCGTCTGCTCAAGAAGCATGATGTGGATGTCGAGATTCTGACGGCGGGACGTTACAAGCGCACCTTGACCATGCTTGGCGAGAACAGTGAAGAAGGGCGTGAGAAGTTTCTGTCGGACCTGGCGCGCACCCATGAGCTGTTCAAGCAGCATGTCGGCAGCCGTCGTCCGCAATTGGACGTCGAGGCAGTGTCCCAGGGCGATATCTGGTATGGCAGTGAAGCCATCGATATCGGTCTGATCGACGAGGTCGGTACCAGTCAGGCGTTGCTGGCGCGCTATCTGAAGGAGGAGGTCAAGATCTTCGAGGTGAGTCTCGAGAAGCCGCGTCGCGTGATGGACCGTTTCGGCAAGGGCGTGACATCGAGTCTGGATCGTGTGCTGGACCGCGTGCTGGAGCGCAATGCGGAGTCGCGCTGGCATCAGCAATAA
- a CDS encoding ArsR/SmtB family transcription factor codes for MPVSSDAITLHQAGDRVIEEATALLKAMGNENRLRILCLLSDSEMSVSELNSRLELSQSALSQHLAILRREGMVRTRRASQTIYYSLQGPNAAGVIRALQDLYN; via the coding sequence ATGCCAGTGTCCAGCGATGCCATCACCCTGCACCAGGCCGGTGACCGCGTCATCGAAGAAGCCACTGCCCTGCTCAAGGCGATGGGCAACGAGAACCGCCTGCGCATCCTGTGCCTGCTCAGCGACAGCGAAATGTCGGTGAGCGAGCTCAACTCGCGCCTGGAACTGTCGCAATCCGCGTTGTCGCAGCATCTGGCGATTCTGCGTCGTGAAGGCATGGTGCGCACGCGCCGCGCTTCACAGACCATCTACTATTCGCTGCAAGGCCCCAACGCCGCAGGCGTCATTCGCGCCCTGCAGGATCTCTATAACTGA
- a CDS encoding acetate--CoA ligase codes for MPDVNHSCARERYLALTARANETPEDFWAEQAQRIAWFRPPQTILAWDEQQHARWFIDGEMNICHAALDHHVANGRADQVALYWDSPVTQSKRQYTFRELRDEVALLAGVLRNLGVEKGDRVVLYMPMVAEAMMAMLACARLGAVHSVVFGGFSPKELAVRIDDATPKVIMAASCGVEVDRIIPYKPWLDEAIELAEHTPQACLILQREQQRATLGPRDHDWHDCLASAQATEAVSMLGSEPLYVLYTSGTTGKPKGVVRDHAGYAVALHYSMELLYATRPGDTFMAASDIGWVVGHSYIVYGPLLMGASTVMYEGKPVKTPDAGAFWRLIEEYRINCFFTAPTAFRAMKKEDPEASHMANYDLSSLRSLFLAGERLDPPTYHWLADLLPVPVVDHWWQTETGWPIAGNLLGLDMFTEGSREVKAPVEARAGSATWPLPGFNVQILDGMGDEVPTGEQGNVVLRQPLPPGCLTGLYQDPGRFHAAYLAAYPGYYLSGDGGYFDEQGYLFVMGRIDDVINVAGHRLSTGEMEQVLGAHAAIAECAVIGIEDSLKGEMPLGLVILKDGWQGDEASLCAELAQRIRQEIGAFASLKEVLIVERLPKTRSGKILRKMIRQIAAGEQYQVPSTIDDPSSLEDVREALSEAGVGQASEARSA; via the coding sequence ATGCCCGACGTCAATCACTCCTGTGCACGCGAGCGTTATCTCGCCCTGACGGCGAGAGCCAACGAGACGCCAGAAGACTTCTGGGCTGAGCAGGCGCAACGCATCGCCTGGTTTCGCCCGCCGCAGACCATTCTGGCCTGGGATGAGCAGCAGCATGCGCGCTGGTTCATCGATGGCGAGATGAACATCTGCCATGCCGCGCTGGACCATCACGTCGCCAATGGCCGAGCGGATCAGGTCGCGTTGTATTGGGATTCACCGGTCACGCAGAGCAAGCGGCAATACACTTTCCGTGAGCTGCGTGATGAGGTGGCCCTGCTGGCGGGAGTGTTGCGCAACCTCGGGGTGGAGAAGGGCGACCGTGTCGTGCTCTACATGCCGATGGTCGCCGAGGCCATGATGGCGATGCTGGCCTGTGCACGTCTCGGGGCGGTGCATTCGGTGGTCTTCGGCGGCTTTTCCCCCAAGGAGCTGGCGGTGCGCATCGATGACGCCACGCCCAAGGTCATCATGGCAGCGTCCTGCGGGGTGGAAGTCGATCGCATCATTCCTTACAAGCCCTGGCTGGATGAAGCCATCGAGCTTGCCGAGCACACTCCGCAAGCCTGTCTGATCCTGCAGCGTGAACAGCAGCGGGCGACACTCGGGCCGCGTGATCATGACTGGCATGACTGTCTGGCCAGCGCCCAGGCCACCGAAGCGGTCAGCATGCTGGGCAGCGAACCTCTCTATGTCCTCTATACCTCCGGCACCACCGGCAAGCCCAAGGGAGTGGTGCGTGATCACGCCGGCTACGCCGTGGCGCTGCATTATTCAATGGAGCTTCTCTATGCGACCCGCCCCGGGGATACCTTCATGGCGGCCTCGGACATCGGCTGGGTCGTCGGCCACTCCTATATCGTCTATGGCCCGCTCTTGATGGGGGCCAGTACCGTCATGTATGAAGGCAAGCCGGTCAAGACACCGGATGCCGGAGCCTTCTGGCGCTTGATCGAGGAATACCGCATCAACTGCTTCTTCACTGCACCGACGGCGTTTCGCGCCATGAAGAAGGAAGACCCGGAAGCCAGTCATATGGCCAATTACGACCTTTCCAGCCTGCGCAGTCTGTTCCTGGCCGGAGAACGGCTGGATCCGCCGACCTATCACTGGCTCGCCGATCTGCTGCCGGTGCCGGTCGTCGATCACTGGTGGCAGACCGAAACCGGCTGGCCCATCGCCGGCAACCTGCTGGGGCTTGACATGTTCACCGAAGGCAGCCGCGAGGTGAAGGCGCCGGTCGAGGCGCGTGCCGGCAGCGCCACCTGGCCGTTGCCGGGCTTCAATGTGCAGATTCTTGATGGCATGGGAGATGAGGTGCCTACGGGAGAGCAGGGCAATGTCGTGTTGCGTCAGCCGTTGCCGCCGGGCTGCCTGACCGGACTCTATCAGGACCCCGGACGCTTCCATGCTGCCTATCTTGCCGCCTACCCAGGCTATTACCTGTCCGGTGATGGCGGCTACTTCGATGAGCAGGGTTATCTGTTCGTGATGGGGCGCATTGACGATGTCATCAACGTGGCGGGGCATCGGCTTTCGACGGGCGAGATGGAGCAGGTGCTCGGTGCACACGCCGCGATCGCGGAATGCGCGGTGATCGGCATCGAGGATTCGCTCAAGGGCGAGATGCCGTTGGGGCTGGTAATTCTCAAGGATGGCTGGCAGGGGGATGAAGCCAGCCTGTGCGCCGAGCTTGCCCAGCGGATACGCCAGGAAATCGGGGCCTTTGCCTCGCTCAAGGAGGTGCTGATCGTCGAGCGCCTGCCCAAGACACGCTCCGGCAAGATACTGCGCAAGATGATCCGTCAGATCGCCGCGGGCGAGCAATACCAGGTGCCCTCGACGATAGATGACCCCTCAAGCCTGGAGGATGTGCGTGAGGCGCTGAGCGAGGCCGGCGTCGGTCAGGCGAGTGAGGCACGCAGCGCATGA
- a CDS encoding Na+/H+ antiporter NhaC family protein translates to MELTSYAASPLSLLAPIIAIGLAILTRRVMLSLGLGIVSGALLLNDFSPLVTLHYLWQQLVAVFIEMPDSGQLAEASLNSWNVYILLFLLALGAMVGVITLAGGTRAFGNWARARVTTRRGSQLMTVLLGVFIFIDDYFNSLAVGNICRPLTDRQGLSRARLAYLIDSTAAPVCVLTPISSWGAYIISLIAGILATHHITDVSPFGAFLELSALNYYAIAALVLVIASAWFDINFGAMRRHAIAARDGELFDAKRGNPPGNTHVEESERGRPMDLLIPIIVLVIATFFMIVQTGASALAAEGEAFGLIRAFELTDVAKSLIIGGAIGLLAAVAMLLRHRMGAGRSLSAIAQGASSMLPAVYILVFAWLLTGIIGSLGTGQYLATLVEGVVSPTWLPMLLFVLSGLMAFATGTSWGTFGIMLPIAGDMAAATELAMMLPMMGAVLAGSVFGDHCSPISDTTILSSTGASCHHIDHVMTQLPYALLGAAISLIAYLVMGLTDSTLFGWLSLAGLLVISIAWLARREMANPVVART, encoded by the coding sequence ATGGAACTGACCAGCTACGCGGCGTCCCCGCTTTCGCTGCTCGCCCCGATCATAGCCATCGGTCTCGCAATACTGACACGTCGTGTCATGCTCTCCCTCGGGCTGGGTATCGTGTCAGGCGCCCTGCTGCTGAATGATTTCTCGCCACTCGTCACGCTGCACTATCTCTGGCAGCAGCTGGTTGCCGTCTTCATCGAGATGCCGGACAGCGGTCAGCTGGCCGAAGCCAGCCTCAATAGCTGGAATGTCTATATCCTGCTGTTCCTTCTGGCATTGGGTGCCATGGTCGGCGTGATCACTCTGGCAGGTGGCACCCGTGCCTTCGGCAACTGGGCGCGGGCGCGAGTCACTACACGCCGTGGCTCGCAGCTGATGACCGTGCTGCTGGGGGTATTCATCTTCATCGATGATTATTTCAATAGCCTGGCCGTAGGCAACATCTGCCGTCCGCTGACCGATCGTCAGGGACTGTCGCGCGCGCGCCTGGCCTATCTGATCGATTCCACCGCCGCGCCCGTCTGCGTGCTGACGCCGATCTCCAGCTGGGGTGCCTACATCATCAGCCTGATCGCCGGTATCCTGGCAACGCATCACATCACGGATGTCAGTCCGTTCGGTGCCTTCCTCGAGCTGTCCGCCCTCAACTACTACGCGATTGCGGCGCTGGTGCTGGTGATCGCTTCGGCCTGGTTCGACATCAACTTCGGCGCCATGCGCCGCCATGCCATCGCGGCGCGCGACGGTGAGCTTTTCGATGCCAAGCGCGGCAACCCGCCGGGCAACACCCATGTGGAAGAGTCCGAGCGTGGCCGTCCCATGGACCTGCTGATCCCGATCATCGTGCTGGTCATCGCGACCTTCTTCATGATCGTGCAGACCGGTGCCAGCGCACTGGCCGCCGAGGGCGAGGCCTTCGGCCTGATTCGCGCCTTCGAGCTGACGGATGTCGCCAAGTCGCTGATCATCGGCGGCGCCATCGGCCTGCTGGCCGCGGTAGCGATGCTGCTGCGGCATCGCATGGGCGCTGGTCGCAGTCTCAGCGCCATCGCCCAAGGCGCCAGTTCCATGCTGCCGGCCGTCTACATCCTCGTCTTCGCCTGGTTGCTGACCGGCATCATCGGCTCTCTGGGAACCGGCCAGTACCTGGCCACGCTGGTCGAGGGCGTCGTGTCTCCGACCTGGCTGCCGATGCTGCTGTTCGTGCTCTCCGGCCTGATGGCCTTTGCCACCGGCACCAGCTGGGGCACCTTCGGCATCATGCTGCCCATCGCCGGTGACATGGCGGCCGCCACCGAGCTCGCCATGATGCTGCCGATGATGGGCGCGGTGCTGGCCGGTTCCGTGTTCGGGGATCACTGCTCGCCGATTTCCGACACCACCATTCTGTCCTCGACGGGTGCCAGCTGCCATCACATCGATCACGTGATGACCCAGCTGCCCTACGCCCTGCTGGGTGCCGCGATCTCGTTGATCGCCTACCTGGTGATGGGCCTGACCGACAGCACCCTGTTCGGCTGGTTGAGCCTGGCGGGCCTGCTGGTCATCAGCATTGCCTGGCTTGCACGCCGCGAGATGGCCAATCCGGTCGTGGCACGCACCTGA